A stretch of Bradyrhizobium sp. AZCC 2262 DNA encodes these proteins:
- a CDS encoding TorF family putative porin translates to MKKLALLATALAMVSGSALAADMPVKAVKAPPPPAFEPWDIAFGSAIMNDYIFRGITQSNHKPSVTAYFEPRYNVTKDVQLYVGTSFESISFPNRAAAEVDVYGGARVTLGAFAFDVGAWGYLYPGGTCFNGAAATPAGVPLSAECQLNTLVNGNVIKKDLSFFEVYGKVNYTFNDNFSMGGNVYYTPSFLNSGAEGTYASIVGKAIAPSAWFGTSGIGMYVSGEFGRQWLGTSDSFYGTAVFPNGINYADYNTWNIGIGFTYKVFTLDLRYSDTNLSKGDCNAFTSDFAARGNITASSGTFVTPINPTGVGSNWCGAAGIVKLSADLTAMTNLK, encoded by the coding sequence ATGAAGAAACTGGCTTTGTTAGCAACGGCGCTGGCAATGGTATCGGGTTCGGCTCTCGCTGCGGATATGCCTGTGAAGGCCGTGAAGGCTCCGCCGCCGCCGGCCTTCGAGCCGTGGGATATCGCCTTCGGCAGCGCGATCATGAACGACTACATCTTTCGCGGCATCACCCAGTCCAACCACAAACCTTCCGTGACCGCCTATTTCGAGCCACGTTACAATGTGACCAAGGACGTCCAGCTCTATGTCGGCACGTCCTTCGAGAGCATCTCGTTCCCGAACCGTGCGGCGGCTGAAGTCGACGTCTACGGCGGTGCGCGCGTGACGCTCGGCGCCTTCGCCTTCGACGTCGGCGCTTGGGGCTACCTCTATCCGGGCGGAACCTGCTTCAACGGCGCTGCCGCCACTCCCGCTGGCGTTCCGCTCAGCGCCGAATGCCAGTTGAACACGCTGGTCAACGGCAACGTCATCAAGAAGGACCTCAGCTTCTTCGAGGTTTATGGCAAGGTGAACTACACCTTCAACGACAACTTCTCGATGGGCGGCAACGTCTATTATACGCCGAGCTTCCTCAACAGCGGCGCCGAAGGCACCTACGCTTCGATCGTCGGCAAGGCGATTGCGCCGAGCGCCTGGTTCGGCACCAGCGGCATCGGCATGTATGTGTCGGGTGAGTTCGGCCGCCAGTGGCTGGGCACGTCCGACTCGTTCTATGGGACCGCAGTCTTCCCGAACGGCATCAACTATGCCGACTACAACACCTGGAACATCGGCATCGGCTTCACCTACAAGGTGTTCACGCTGGACCTCCGTTACTCCGACACCAACCTGTCGAAGGGTGATTGCAACGCCTTCACCAGCGACTTTGCGGCTCGCGGCAACATCACTGCATCGTCAGGTACCTTCGTGACCCCGATCAATCCGACCGGTGTTGGTTCGAACTGGTGCGGCGCCGCCGGTATCGTCAAGCTGTCGGCTGACCTGACCGCGATGACCAATCTGAAATAA
- a CDS encoding HPP family protein encodes MKRDWRRVVRQAIARNDHRNVVAGAIAGLGGAIAIGAMELFSFAAHYPLAVIPFATSIVLVIGSPDVEPAQPRALIGGHLISALVGLAVLKLTGPHGWAAAAAVGLSILAMYVTGTFHPPAGINPLLVVSGNLPSTFLLAPVLAGAVLLTAFSYLWHRGVRGQPWPRQWW; translated from the coding sequence ATGAAACGGGATTGGCGGCGCGTGGTGCGGCAAGCGATCGCTCGCAACGATCACCGCAATGTCGTGGCGGGCGCGATCGCGGGGCTGGGCGGCGCCATTGCCATCGGCGCCATGGAGTTGTTCTCGTTCGCCGCGCATTATCCGCTCGCGGTGATTCCGTTCGCCACCTCGATCGTGCTGGTGATCGGATCGCCGGACGTCGAGCCGGCGCAGCCGCGCGCCCTGATCGGCGGCCACCTGATATCGGCGCTGGTCGGCCTCGCTGTGCTCAAGCTGACCGGGCCGCACGGCTGGGCCGCGGCCGCAGCCGTCGGCCTTTCCATTCTGGCGATGTACGTCACCGGGACCTTTCACCCGCCGGCGGGGATCAACCCGCTGCTGGTAGTGTCAGGCAATCTGCCATCGACATTCCTGCTGGCACCGGTGCTGGCCGGCGCGGTGCTTTTGACCGCGTTCTCCTATCTCTGGCACCGCGGCGTGCGCGGCCAGCCATGGCCGCGGCAATGGTGGTAG
- a CDS encoding ABC transporter ATP-binding protein/permease, with product MNNIRSTLATVWRIAAPYFNSEDKWAGRGLLAAVIAIELALVGNAVLINLWRARFYNALQEKDWNSFAHEMLVFCVLATILVGLQVYQLYLNQWLQIRWRSWMTTKYLGEWLHDANHYRMQLQGDAADNPDQRMSDDVKLFVSQTLAIGVGLLSSIVSLASFVVILWGLSAAAPLVLYGIDFSIPGYLVLAALIYAIFGTALTQWIGSPLVTLDFNQQRLEADFRFNLVRVRENSEQIALLKGEPAERQRLSERFSRVISNWYGIMSRTKRLTAFTQSYGQAAVVIPFWLVSPAYFANKIQLGALTQTAEAFGQVQDALSFFVTVYRTMAEWRAVVARLDGFESSIKSAEKLAVDPASIHSVASPEREITLPQLVVKLPNGAPLVAADHFSLRPGERTLVTGPSGAGKSTLFRAIAGIWPFGSGAIEIPANAALMMLPQRPYLPIGTLHAAVVYPGEDASFSADRIREVLKDVGLPQFAARLEEEAHWNRMLSLGEQQRLGLARALLHAPDYLFLDEATASLDEPSEAALYRLVAEQLPATTIISIGHRSTLDAFHQRNITMVRDGDRFTLKDGKLASVQ from the coding sequence GTGAACAACATCCGCTCGACGCTCGCGACGGTGTGGCGCATCGCCGCTCCGTATTTCAATTCCGAGGACAAATGGGCCGGCCGCGGCCTGCTGGCCGCGGTGATCGCCATCGAGCTGGCGCTGGTCGGAAACGCCGTGCTGATCAATCTGTGGCGCGCACGCTTCTACAACGCGCTGCAGGAGAAGGACTGGAACAGTTTCGCCCACGAAATGCTGGTGTTTTGTGTGCTCGCCACGATCCTGGTCGGGCTCCAAGTCTATCAGCTCTATCTGAACCAGTGGCTCCAGATCCGCTGGCGTAGCTGGATGACCACGAAATACCTCGGCGAATGGCTGCATGACGCCAATCACTACCGCATGCAGCTGCAGGGCGACGCGGCCGACAACCCCGACCAGCGCATGAGCGACGACGTCAAGCTATTCGTCAGCCAGACGCTCGCGATAGGGGTGGGGCTGCTCAGCTCCATCGTCTCGCTGGCGTCCTTTGTCGTCATCCTCTGGGGATTGTCGGCGGCGGCACCGCTGGTGCTGTACGGCATCGATTTCTCGATCCCCGGCTATCTGGTGTTGGCCGCGCTGATCTACGCCATCTTCGGCACCGCGTTGACGCAGTGGATCGGCTCGCCGCTGGTCACCCTCGATTTCAACCAGCAGCGGCTGGAGGCGGACTTCCGCTTCAACCTGGTGCGGGTGCGCGAAAACTCCGAGCAGATTGCACTGCTCAAGGGCGAGCCCGCCGAACGCCAGCGGCTGTCGGAGCGCTTTTCCCGCGTCATCTCCAACTGGTACGGCATCATGAGCCGCACCAAGCGGCTGACGGCCTTCACCCAGAGCTATGGACAGGCGGCGGTGGTGATTCCCTTCTGGCTGGTCTCGCCCGCCTACTTCGCCAACAAGATCCAGTTGGGTGCACTGACCCAGACCGCGGAAGCCTTCGGCCAGGTGCAGGACGCGTTGTCCTTCTTCGTCACGGTCTATCGCACCATGGCGGAATGGCGTGCGGTGGTTGCCCGTCTCGACGGGTTTGAGAGCTCGATCAAAAGCGCCGAAAAGCTCGCGGTCGATCCCGCCTCGATCCACAGCGTCGCCTCGCCCGAGCGCGAGATCACGCTACCGCAGCTCGTGGTCAAGCTGCCGAACGGCGCGCCGCTGGTCGCGGCCGACCATTTCAGCCTGCGTCCCGGCGAACGCACGCTCGTCACCGGCCCGTCAGGCGCCGGCAAGTCGACCCTCTTCCGCGCGATCGCCGGCATCTGGCCGTTCGGCAGTGGCGCAATCGAGATTCCCGCCAACGCGGCCCTGATGATGCTGCCGCAGCGTCCGTACTTGCCGATCGGAACACTGCATGCGGCAGTCGTCTATCCCGGCGAAGACGCGAGCTTTAGTGCCGACAGGATCCGAGAAGTCCTCAAGGATGTCGGCCTGCCGCAGTTCGCGGCGCGATTAGAGGAAGAAGCGCACTGGAATCGCATGCTCTCGCTCGGCGAGCAGCAGCGCCTCGGGCTGGCGCGCGCGCTGTTGCACGCGCCGGACTATCTGTTCCTGGACGAAGCCACGGCCTCCCTCGATGAGCCGTCGGAGGCGGCGCTTTACAGGCTGGTCGCGGAGCAACTGCCGGCGACCACGATCATCTCGATCGGCCACCGCTCGACGCTGGATGCGTTCCACCAGCGCAACATTACGATGGTGCGTGACGGCGATCGCTTCACGCTGAAGGACGGCAAGCTGGCGTCGGTTCAGTAG
- a CDS encoding L-lactate permease yields the protein MWNQIYNPLDNTALSTIAAAVPVVTLLVLIASGKVKAHVAAIIAVILTNLIAIFIFTMPAGMSIRASLLGVVAGFFPIGWIVLNVIFLYQLTVATGQFELLKRAVGGVTEDRRLQLLLIAFSFGAFFEGASGFGTPVAITGSVLIGLGFSPLAASGLSLIANTAPVAYGALGTPIQGLASVTGLDPYILGAMVGRQLPVFSLIVPFWVVWAFAGWRGMKEVWPAILVTGLSFAIPQFVISNFINPWIVDIGASLISMGCLILFLRVWQPKQLWLSAALRGRDESAATMTAPKPMDTTPLTQSQLWSALLPWIIVCVVMLIWGNGAFKTWANSIFTWNYPVPDLHNMINKVPPVAAKPTPEGAVFAFTYLSFTGTGMLIAAIVSGLLAGFGPARMIGEYGRTIKLCAISLITISAMLAIGTLTRLSGVDATLGLAFAATGVLYPFFGTLLGWLGVALTGSDTASNILFGNLQKITSEQLGLSPVLMAAANSSGGVMGKMIDAQSIVVASTATNWYGHESTILRFVFKHSIALACLVGLLVMLQAYVYPFTEMVLK from the coding sequence ATGTGGAATCAAATCTATAACCCGCTTGACAACACGGCGCTGTCGACGATCGCCGCCGCCGTGCCTGTCGTCACGCTGCTGGTGCTGATCGCCAGCGGCAAGGTCAAGGCGCACGTCGCGGCGATCATTGCCGTGATCCTGACCAACCTGATTGCGATCTTCATCTTCACCATGCCAGCGGGGATGTCGATCCGTGCTTCCTTGCTCGGCGTCGTCGCCGGGTTCTTCCCGATCGGCTGGATCGTGCTGAACGTCATCTTTCTCTACCAGCTCACGGTTGCAACCGGCCAATTCGAATTGTTGAAACGCGCGGTCGGCGGCGTCACCGAGGACCGGCGCCTGCAACTGCTGTTGATCGCGTTTTCGTTCGGCGCGTTCTTCGAGGGCGCTTCCGGCTTTGGTACGCCGGTCGCGATCACCGGCTCGGTCCTGATCGGCCTCGGCTTCTCTCCGCTGGCCGCCTCCGGCCTGTCGCTGATCGCCAATACTGCGCCGGTGGCTTATGGCGCGCTCGGTACGCCGATCCAGGGTCTCGCCTCGGTCACGGGGCTAGATCCCTACATCCTCGGCGCGATGGTCGGTCGGCAATTGCCGGTGTTCTCGCTGATCGTGCCGTTCTGGGTGGTATGGGCCTTCGCCGGCTGGCGCGGCATGAAGGAGGTCTGGCCGGCCATTCTGGTGACTGGCCTTTCGTTCGCGATCCCGCAATTCGTGATCTCGAACTTCATCAACCCCTGGATCGTCGATATCGGCGCCTCGCTAATCTCGATGGGCTGCCTGATCCTGTTCCTCAGGGTGTGGCAGCCCAAGCAACTCTGGCTGTCGGCGGCGCTGCGCGGCCGGGATGAATCGGCGGCGACCATGACCGCGCCGAAACCCATGGACACGACGCCGCTGACCCAGAGCCAGCTCTGGAGCGCGCTGTTGCCGTGGATCATCGTCTGCGTCGTGATGCTGATCTGGGGCAATGGCGCGTTCAAGACCTGGGCGAACTCGATCTTCACCTGGAATTATCCCGTTCCCGACCTGCACAATATGATCAACAAGGTGCCGCCGGTGGCGGCCAAGCCGACACCGGAAGGGGCGGTGTTCGCGTTCACCTACCTGTCGTTCACCGGCACCGGCATGTTGATTGCCGCGATCGTTTCCGGCCTGCTGGCGGGCTTTGGTCCGGCCAGGATGATCGGGGAATATGGCCGAACCATCAAGCTGTGCGCGATCTCGCTGATCACGATCTCGGCGATGCTGGCGATCGGCACGTTGACGCGGCTCTCGGGCGTCGATGCGACGCTCGGTCTCGCCTTCGCTGCAACCGGCGTGCTCTATCCCTTCTTCGGGACGCTGCTCGGCTGGCTCGGCGTGGCGTTGACGGGATCGGACACGGCGTCGAACATCCTGTTCGGCAATCTGCAGAAGATTACCTCCGAACAACTCGGCTTGTCCCCGGTGCTGATGGCCGCCGCCAACTCCTCCGGTGGCGTGATGGGCAAGATGATCGACGCGCAATCGATCGTGGTCGCCTCCACCGCAACCAACTGGTACGGACACGAAAGCACGATCCTGCGCTTCGTGTTCAAGCATTCGATCGCGCTGGCCTGTCTCGTCGGCCTTCTCGTCATGTTGCAGGCCTATGTCTACCCGTTTACGGAGATGGTCCTGAAATAG
- a CDS encoding complex I NDUFA9 subunit family protein — MAVTNGQTVTVFGGTGFLGHRIVQHLRARGFPVRIASRRPDRGHTPRGPDDPQLQSVKANIHDERSVADALADTYGVVNAVSLYAERGQATFHSVHVEAARRVAVQAHKAGVERLVHLSGIGADAASQSRYIRKRGEGELAVRAAFVEATFIRPAVMFGPDDAFLTVILKLLRQLPVYPMFGRGVTRLQPVYVGDVANAIGRIMQRAETPRIFEFGGPRVYSYEEFVRAVAHQAGLVPRLVPVPFAVWHALAWASEMLPSPLLTRNQVELVQIDTVSSPEMPGIVELGISPHTVEAILQEMLSNSGG, encoded by the coding sequence ATGGCGGTAACGAACGGTCAGACCGTCACCGTGTTCGGCGGAACCGGCTTTCTGGGCCACCGCATCGTTCAACATCTGCGCGCTCGCGGATTTCCCGTTCGGATCGCGTCAAGGCGTCCGGATCGGGGACACACGCCGCGTGGCCCTGATGATCCGCAACTTCAATCTGTAAAGGCCAACATTCACGACGAGCGGTCCGTCGCAGATGCGCTTGCCGACACCTACGGCGTTGTAAATGCGGTCAGTCTTTACGCCGAGCGCGGACAGGCGACTTTTCATTCCGTTCACGTCGAGGCCGCCCGACGGGTAGCAGTTCAAGCACACAAGGCCGGAGTCGAAAGACTCGTCCACCTTTCAGGAATCGGCGCCGATGCCGCCTCACAATCACGCTATATCCGAAAGCGTGGCGAGGGCGAACTGGCGGTCCGCGCCGCGTTCGTCGAGGCAACTTTCATCCGTCCGGCGGTGATGTTCGGACCGGACGACGCATTTCTCACCGTCATCCTCAAGCTCCTCCGCCAGCTTCCCGTCTATCCGATGTTCGGCCGCGGCGTGACCAGATTGCAGCCGGTCTATGTGGGAGATGTTGCGAACGCGATTGGACGGATCATGCAGCGCGCCGAGACGCCAAGGATCTTCGAGTTCGGCGGCCCTCGCGTCTACTCTTACGAGGAGTTTGTTAGAGCCGTGGCGCACCAAGCCGGACTTGTGCCCCGACTGGTTCCAGTGCCGTTTGCCGTTTGGCATGCACTCGCATGGGCCTCCGAAATGCTCCCGAGCCCACTCCTCACGCGCAATCAAGTGGAACTGGTGCAAATCGACACCGTATCATCGCCGGAAATGCCTGGAATTGTTGAACTCGGGATTTCGCCGCACACGGTCGAGGCAATACTCCAGGAGATGCTGTCGAATTCCGGAGGATGA